A genomic region of Dendrosporobacter quercicolus contains the following coding sequences:
- a CDS encoding PAS domain-containing protein, translated as MFKPSTLNLLAQLARGIARQFGNNCEIVVHDLSRRSIDNSIVIIENGHVTSRKAGDGPSHEVLEALKENPPDWMTI; from the coding sequence ATGTTCAAACCGTCAACACTCAATCTATTGGCCCAGCTGGCCCGGGGCATAGCCCGGCAGTTTGGCAACAATTGCGAGATTGTGGTGCACGATTTAAGCAGGCGCTCCATAGACAATTCCATTGTGATCATCGAGAATGGTCATGTTACGTCCCGGAAAGCAGGCGACGGCCCCTCTCATGAAGTGTTGGAAGCACTGAAAGAAAATCCCCCAGACTGGATGACCATTTAA
- a CDS encoding helix-turn-helix domain-containing protein codes for MNDSGAFLVTKSGDKVAKYFGIFKYTLYSYIGAER; via the coding sequence CTGAATGATTCCGGCGCTTTTCTGGTCACCAAATCCGGGGATAAAGTAGCCAAATACTTCGGCATCTTCAAATATACGCTATACAGCTACATCGGCGCCGAGCGCTAA
- a CDS encoding helix-turn-helix transcriptional regulator, translated as MHASLTMYLPLVDFIAESMGENTEVVLHDLTTLNQSVVYIRNGHISGRSVGSPITDFSLKVLKDAAFRNIPYVVNYPSVAQNGHLLKSATLFIKDAAGEPVGMLCINSDHQELLAARDTLARLIVRLNIPNQTTAVLENFTMNVQELVENSIKRICPAIETAAEKMNQKEKIEIVEQLNEQGLFMVKGAVGHAARWLRVSIPSMYRYLNAIENKKNE; from the coding sequence TTGCATGCAAGTTTAACGATGTATTTGCCGCTGGTCGACTTTATTGCCGAAAGTATGGGCGAAAATACAGAGGTAGTCCTGCACGACCTTACTACCCTGAATCAGTCGGTGGTTTACATTCGCAATGGACACATCAGCGGCCGAAGCGTGGGATCGCCAATTACCGATTTTTCTTTGAAAGTGCTGAAAGATGCGGCTTTCCGGAACATACCTTATGTGGTCAACTATCCGTCAGTGGCCCAAAACGGCCATCTGCTCAAATCCGCTACTTTATTTATTAAAGACGCAGCGGGTGAGCCTGTGGGAATGCTGTGCATTAACAGCGACCATCAGGAACTGCTGGCCGCGCGGGATACTCTGGCCCGGCTCATTGTCCGGCTGAACATACCCAACCAGACCACCGCCGTTTTGGAAAATTTCACCATGAATGTGCAGGAACTGGTGGAAAACAGCATCAAGCGCATTTGCCCTGCTATTGAGACTGCCGCCGAAAAAATGAATCAGAAGGAAAAAATTGAAATTGTGGAACAGCTCAATGAGCAGGGCCTGTTTATGGTGAAAGGGGCTGTCGGGCATGCCGCGCGGTGGCTCAGGGTTTCGATACCATCGATGTACCGGTACCTGAATGCTATTGAAAATAAAAAAAATGAGTAG
- a CDS encoding amidohydrolase family protein, translated as MRNQIKILKGNIAFTPVFGQLEILANSFIVIEGRTVKGAFTGELPAKYHGITVTDYGEALIIPGFVDLHAHAPQFVNRGLGLDDELLPWLEKYTFPEEAKFSDPAYAEQVYQQFVTELWKWGTTRSVLFGTIHKEATTRLMELLAAAGLGGYVGKVNMDRNAPASLRETTEQSLADTEEFIQQTQGRYELVKPIITPRFAPSCTPGLMTGLAALARKYNTPVQSHLAENTDEVALVKALHPECRNYAGVYDSFGLFGQQPTIMAHCVYNDASEIGLMAQNNVYVAHCPYSNNNLASGIAPVRNLINRQVPVGLASDIAGGHEIFIARVAAMAVQVSKLKWLETAKREPFFTIPEAFYLATKGGGSFFGKVGSFEPGYEFDALIIDDSPPGRPGIRQYSVEERLNRFIYLGDDASIAARYVAGKKIEQPKFSADNG; from the coding sequence ATGCGTAATCAAATCAAGATCCTCAAAGGCAATATTGCTTTCACACCGGTTTTCGGCCAGCTGGAAATTCTGGCAAACAGTTTTATCGTCATTGAAGGGAGAACAGTAAAAGGCGCTTTTACCGGTGAACTGCCGGCAAAATATCACGGTATAACTGTGACTGATTATGGTGAGGCCCTGATTATTCCCGGCTTTGTTGATCTGCACGCTCATGCGCCGCAGTTTGTCAACCGGGGTCTGGGGCTTGACGATGAACTGCTGCCCTGGCTGGAAAAATATACGTTTCCGGAGGAAGCAAAATTCAGCGATCCGGCTTATGCTGAACAGGTTTATCAACAGTTTGTGACAGAGCTGTGGAAATGGGGAACAACCCGGTCGGTATTGTTTGGCACCATTCATAAGGAGGCCACGACCAGGTTAATGGAGCTGCTGGCTGCGGCAGGGCTTGGCGGCTATGTCGGCAAAGTCAATATGGATAGAAACGCCCCGGCTTCTTTACGGGAGACAACGGAACAGTCGCTGGCCGATACCGAGGAGTTTATTCAACAGACCCAGGGCAGATATGAATTGGTAAAGCCAATCATCACGCCCAGGTTCGCGCCGTCCTGCACACCCGGTCTGATGACCGGCCTTGCCGCGCTGGCCCGCAAGTACAATACGCCGGTTCAGTCCCATTTGGCCGAGAATACGGATGAAGTTGCGCTGGTGAAAGCGTTGCATCCCGAATGCCGGAATTATGCCGGGGTCTATGATTCATTCGGTTTATTCGGCCAGCAGCCGACGATTATGGCTCATTGTGTGTATAACGATGCTTCCGAAATTGGGCTGATGGCTCAAAACAATGTTTATGTTGCTCATTGCCCTTATTCCAATAACAATTTAGCCAGCGGGATAGCTCCCGTCCGGAATTTGATTAACCGGCAAGTGCCGGTGGGGCTGGCTTCCGATATTGCCGGCGGACATGAAATATTCATTGCCAGGGTTGCCGCCATGGCGGTGCAGGTTTCGAAGCTGAAGTGGCTGGAAACGGCTAAGCGGGAACCTTTCTTTACCATACCGGAGGCTTTTTATCTGGCGACCAAGGGCGGCGGAAGCTTTTTTGGCAAGGTGGGAAGCTTTGAACCCGGTTATGAGTTCGATGCGCTCATTATTGACGACAGCCCGCCGGGGCGTCCGGGGATCCGGCAATATTCCGTGGAAGAACGGCTGAATAGATTCATTTATCTGGGGGATGACGCCAGCATTGCCGCCCGGTATGTGGCCGGCAAAAAAATTGAGCAGCCTAAGTTTAGCGCTGACAACGGCTGA
- a CDS encoding RidA family protein — MSLRRVEAKNAPAAVGPYCHAVLAGDILYTSGQLGLDPVTGELPEGVERQAEQALENLHAVLAEAGLDFVNVVKTTVFLADMGDFPAVNGIYARFFAEGVPARSCVQVAALPKGGLVEIEAVAVKLP; from the coding sequence ATGAGTTTAAGAAGAGTTGAGGCGAAAAACGCGCCGGCGGCTGTGGGACCCTATTGTCATGCGGTGCTGGCGGGCGATATCCTGTATACCTCGGGGCAGCTCGGTCTTGATCCGGTTACCGGCGAGCTGCCTGAAGGCGTAGAACGGCAGGCGGAGCAGGCGTTGGAAAATTTGCATGCCGTGTTGGCGGAGGCCGGCCTGGATTTTGTGAATGTGGTGAAGACAACGGTATTTTTAGCTGATATGGGGGATTTCCCGGCGGTTAACGGGATTTACGCGCGCTTTTTTGCCGAAGGCGTTCCGGCGCGTTCCTGCGTGCAGGTTGCCGCACTGCCCAAGGGCGGTTTAGTGGAAATTGAAGCTGTCGCGGTTAAATTGCCCTAA
- a CDS encoding nucleotidyltransferase family protein, which translates to MEQKTPYAGLVVAAGLSKRMGEFKPLLPINGKTMIESTVDSMLQADVPTVVVVAGYRGEEIEAVFARKGDPRIQVVHNPNYRHGDMMESVRTGIGRLAGAAAAFILPGDIPLVGKNTFKLLQAEMETGRYKVAVPTLNGRPKHPPLVHQSCFDALLSFRQDGGLQVALQLFQEQTVFVPVDDLGCSLDADTPAQYRDLLLFSAGKKQPGGH; encoded by the coding sequence GTGGAACAAAAAACACCCTATGCCGGGCTTGTCGTTGCAGCCGGATTGTCAAAACGGATGGGCGAATTCAAACCGTTGCTTCCCATAAACGGTAAAACAATGATCGAGTCCACAGTGGACAGCATGCTGCAGGCCGATGTCCCAACGGTGGTGGTGGTAGCCGGATACCGGGGCGAGGAAATTGAAGCAGTATTTGCCCGGAAAGGCGATCCTCGCATACAAGTCGTCCACAACCCTAATTACCGGCACGGAGATATGATGGAGTCAGTCCGGACAGGAATTGGCCGCCTTGCTGGCGCGGCGGCGGCCTTTATCCTGCCGGGAGATATCCCGCTGGTCGGTAAAAATACCTTTAAACTGCTGCAAGCTGAAATGGAAACAGGCCGCTACAAGGTAGCAGTTCCCACGCTGAACGGCAGGCCTAAGCATCCGCCGCTCGTTCATCAAAGCTGCTTCGACGCGCTCCTCTCCTTCCGGCAGGACGGCGGCTTGCAGGTAGCGCTGCAGCTCTTTCAGGAACAAACGGTTTTTGTGCCGGTGGATGATTTAGGCTGTTCCCTGGACGCCGACACGCCTGCTCAGTATCGCGACCTGCTGTTATTTTCCGCCGGAAAAAAGCAGCCCGGCGGCCACTGA
- a CDS encoding pyridoxal phosphate-dependent aminotransferase: MLSQNISDKIVKSSWIRAMFEEGERLRKLHGADKVYDFSLGNPDYEPPTEVKTALRKYATSNETGMHRYMSNAGYPGVRENIARQVSTESGVGLKQQHIIMTSGAAGGLNVVLKAILNPGDEVIVLAPYFVEYLFYIENHGGKPVIVPTDAQTFEPSLEALQARISPKCKAIILNSPNNPTGVVYSEEALTQLASLLAAKEREFNTEILVISDEPYSKIVYDDAQVPPILSLFVHSVIVNSYSKSLAIPGERIGYIAVNPLIKDVDLFVNGLIFAHRTLGFVNAPAMFQKIIGDSLDAAVDTQEYQRRRDFLYNSLIESGYSCIKPRGAFYLFPQSLIPDDVEFTKRALNYNLLLVPGTGFGCPGYFRVAYCIDFQTIKNSIPAFQQLAKEFK; this comes from the coding sequence ATGCTTTCACAAAATATTTCGGACAAAATAGTAAAATCCTCGTGGATTCGCGCCATGTTTGAGGAGGGAGAACGGCTCCGTAAGCTTCACGGCGCAGACAAAGTATATGACTTTAGCCTGGGAAATCCGGATTACGAGCCTCCCACCGAAGTAAAAACCGCTCTGAGAAAATATGCGACCAGTAATGAAACCGGAATGCATCGCTACATGAGCAATGCCGGTTATCCCGGCGTACGGGAAAACATCGCCCGGCAAGTCAGCACAGAAAGCGGCGTTGGGCTCAAGCAACAGCATATCATCATGACATCCGGCGCCGCCGGCGGCTTGAACGTTGTATTAAAAGCCATTTTAAATCCCGGCGATGAAGTGATTGTTTTAGCGCCGTACTTTGTTGAATATTTATTTTATATTGAAAATCATGGCGGCAAACCCGTCATTGTTCCAACCGATGCCCAAACCTTTGAACCTTCGCTGGAGGCCTTGCAAGCCCGCATATCCCCGAAGTGCAAAGCGATTATACTTAATTCACCCAATAACCCAACCGGCGTCGTTTACAGCGAGGAAGCCTTAACGCAACTGGCATCCTTGTTAGCGGCCAAGGAAAGAGAATTTAACACTGAAATACTGGTTATCTCCGATGAGCCTTACAGTAAAATCGTCTATGACGACGCTCAGGTTCCGCCAATATTAAGCCTGTTCGTCCATTCCGTCATCGTAAATTCCTATAGTAAGTCACTGGCGATTCCCGGCGAACGGATTGGCTATATTGCCGTAAACCCGTTGATCAAGGATGTGGATTTATTTGTCAACGGCCTGATTTTTGCCCATCGCACCCTTGGCTTTGTCAATGCTCCGGCGATGTTCCAAAAAATCATCGGCGATTCCCTGGACGCTGCAGTCGATACTCAGGAATATCAGAGAAGACGGGATTTTCTGTATAACAGCCTGATTGAATCAGGCTATTCGTGCATAAAGCCCCGGGGCGCATTTTATCTCTTCCCCCAATCGCTCATTCCCGATGATGTGGAGTTTACCAAACGGGCGCTGAACTACAACCTCCTGCTCGTACCCGGCACCGGATTTGGCTGCCCCGGCTATTTCAGAGTCGCCTATTGTATTGATTTTCAAACAATTAAAAATTCCATCCCCGCATTCCAGCAGCTGGCAAAAGAATTCAAATAA
- a CDS encoding nitroreductase family protein: protein MDFFEVIRNRRSIRRFKSDPVPRAEMLKILDAANWAPSALNLQPWEFLVVSGAKKNMLGSNYGKIAEDYTKDWDIAPDKKGFMARQEFIQFANVYGGAPVVVVVLIEAHKEPRYQKAFLESASAAMENMLLAATALGLGGCWMTGPLAGESYLREILSIPDNREIVAISPVGYPLAVPEARPRLDPDLTRKVSWLE, encoded by the coding sequence ATGGATTTTTTTGAGGTAATTCGCAACCGGAGATCAATCCGCAGGTTTAAGTCTGATCCTGTTCCCAGAGCGGAGATGCTCAAAATACTGGATGCCGCCAACTGGGCTCCGTCGGCCTTAAACTTACAGCCGTGGGAATTTCTGGTTGTGTCCGGGGCTAAGAAAAATATGCTGGGCAGTAACTATGGGAAGATTGCTGAGGATTATACGAAGGACTGGGATATAGCGCCAGATAAAAAAGGGTTTATGGCACGGCAGGAGTTTATTCAATTTGCCAACGTTTATGGCGGCGCACCGGTTGTAGTCGTTGTGTTAATTGAGGCCCATAAAGAGCCCCGGTATCAAAAAGCTTTTTTAGAAAGCGCCAGTGCGGCAATGGAAAACATGCTTTTGGCTGCAACGGCCTTGGGGTTAGGCGGTTGCTGGATGACCGGCCCTTTAGCCGGCGAAAGTTATTTGCGCGAAATATTGTCTATTCCTGACAACCGGGAAATAGTTGCAATTAGCCCTGTGGGATACCCTTTGGCCGTTCCCGAGGCCCGGCCGCGCCTGGACCCGGATTTGACGCGCAAGGTCAGCTGGCTTGAGTAA
- a CDS encoding winged helix-turn-helix transcriptional regulator encodes MAKSVCHEGTCPLVVAQNIIAGKWKLPILWKLSQGTKRFHELQKQLTEISQGILTRQLRELERDGLVHREVYKEVPPKVEYSLTETGQSFIPVLQAISIWGRDYLSRRLA; translated from the coding sequence ATGGCAAAATCAGTCTGTCATGAAGGAACCTGCCCTTTGGTGGTTGCTCAAAACATCATCGCCGGCAAATGGAAGCTGCCAATTTTATGGAAACTAAGCCAGGGAACCAAAAGATTTCATGAGCTGCAAAAGCAATTGACCGAAATTTCACAGGGAATACTGACCCGGCAATTGCGGGAACTGGAGCGGGACGGTTTGGTTCATCGCGAAGTATATAAAGAAGTTCCGCCCAAAGTTGAGTATTCCTTAACCGAAACAGGACAAAGCTTCATTCCGGTATTACAGGCTATCAGCATCTGGGGCCGGGACTACCTAAGTCGCCGCCTAGCCTGA
- a CDS encoding nitrite/sulfite reductase, translating to MITITEEISRSVEDFKDKLRQYQDGKLDNLKAYSSIMGIYKEGPKPTYMVRSRIAGGVTTVRQLKGISAIAQKYGIKIRFTTRQDIQFHSVSIADLGNVLDDLLHCGLTTRGAGGDGVRNVACSPLSGVARDEAFDVTPYMEKVTNHMMQAADSLKLPRKYKIAFSNNAEDTANATVTDIGFIAKIVNGQRGFAVYGGGGLGGNARLALKLEDFIADTDALYYVQAMKQVFAREGDRSNRHKARLRYVVQRLGEEEFSKVLRKELDQLRNSGQELKLSIQPSKSDLAHTQGKSSFPWEEKYQNIVVPQKQAGFYSVYIHPRQAAIDPGELDRLLNFLSGLDNEPTIRLTLTQGFFVRDLREEAVEALLALVAGFSSLYNIGNSVACVGPTICNFGINDSQELLRDILAAFTPAAEAVKEALPRVLVSGCPNSCGQHQKGLIGFTGRRSRGPNGVIPTYAVSFNGKVGPGSARFGDVYGEIAAEKIAGFLIDLAALKIKSGHTDFEQFIETQEQEVKELVLNYSVNRAAN from the coding sequence ATGATAACAATTACGGAAGAGATTTCACGAAGTGTTGAGGATTTTAAAGACAAGCTGCGGCAGTATCAGGATGGCAAGCTGGACAATCTAAAAGCATACAGCTCTATCATGGGAATCTATAAAGAAGGACCTAAGCCTACGTATATGGTGCGATCCAGAATAGCGGGCGGAGTGACGACCGTACGTCAGCTTAAAGGGATCAGTGCGATAGCGCAAAAGTACGGGATTAAGATAAGATTTACAACCAGGCAGGACATCCAGTTTCATTCAGTGAGCATCGCGGATTTAGGCAATGTGCTGGATGATTTGTTACATTGCGGGCTGACCACCAGAGGCGCGGGTGGAGACGGCGTGCGAAACGTCGCCTGTTCACCCTTGTCAGGCGTAGCGCGGGACGAAGCTTTTGATGTGACGCCCTATATGGAGAAAGTAACGAATCATATGATGCAGGCTGCAGACAGCCTCAAACTGCCCCGGAAGTATAAAATCGCTTTTTCCAACAATGCGGAGGATACCGCCAATGCGACGGTAACAGATATCGGCTTTATCGCTAAAATCGTTAACGGACAAAGAGGGTTTGCAGTATACGGCGGAGGCGGGCTTGGCGGTAATGCCAGGCTGGCCTTAAAACTGGAAGACTTTATTGCCGATACGGATGCATTATACTATGTACAGGCAATGAAGCAGGTTTTTGCCAGGGAAGGAGACCGTTCGAACAGACATAAGGCCAGATTAAGGTATGTTGTGCAGCGATTAGGCGAAGAAGAGTTCAGCAAAGTGCTCCGTAAAGAGCTTGACCAATTGCGTAATTCCGGTCAGGAACTGAAACTTAGTATCCAGCCGTCCAAAAGCGATTTGGCGCATACTCAGGGCAAATCCAGCTTTCCCTGGGAAGAAAAATATCAAAATATTGTGGTTCCGCAAAAACAGGCCGGCTTCTATTCGGTATATATCCATCCCCGCCAGGCGGCAATTGATCCCGGTGAGCTGGACCGGCTGCTGAATTTTCTGAGCGGTTTGGACAATGAGCCGACAATCAGGCTGACTTTAACCCAGGGATTTTTTGTTCGCGACCTCAGGGAAGAAGCTGTGGAAGCTTTACTGGCGCTGGTCGCCGGCTTTTCGTCCCTGTATAATATCGGAAATTCGGTTGCCTGCGTCGGCCCGACAATTTGCAATTTTGGTATCAATGACTCTCAGGAACTGCTAAGAGATATTCTTGCCGCCTTTACGCCCGCGGCTGAGGCGGTCAAAGAGGCGCTGCCAAGAGTGCTTGTTTCGGGCTGTCCCAATTCCTGCGGGCAGCATCAAAAAGGGCTGATTGGCTTTACCGGCCGGAGAAGCCGCGGACCTAATGGGGTTATTCCTACCTACGCTGTCTCGTTTAATGGAAAAGTCGGCCCGGGCAGCGCAAGATTCGGTGATGTTTACGGGGAAATCGCCGCTGAAAAAATAGCCGGTTTTTTGATAGACTTAGCTGCTCTGAAGATAAAATCAGGCCATACTGACTTTGAGCAGTTTATCGAAACGCAGGAGCAGGAAGTCAAAGAACTGGTTCTTAATTATTCGGTCAATCGCGCCGCCAATTAA
- a CDS encoding alpha/beta fold hydrolase: protein MGHYVEVEANVKIYVEDLNPDGGKTIFFVHGWPANHKMFEYQFNQLPRLGYRCIGIDMRGFGQSSKPWRGYDYDRSADDIRCVIEALQLENIILCGHSTGGAIAIRYMARHREYRVAKLALFAAAAPSLIQRPDFPHGLTKEAVKTIIRQTSNDRPAMLRSFGDMFFFQYVTPAFSDWFFQLGLEAAGWSTIAVSNSWLKEELFSDLGAISAPTLILHGIHDRICLFPLAVAQNEGIRNSRLVPFKFSGHGLFYEQRDKFNQELTRFIEG, encoded by the coding sequence ATGGGACATTATGTTGAAGTCGAAGCCAATGTTAAGATTTATGTGGAAGATCTTAATCCGGACGGCGGTAAAACAATTTTCTTTGTTCACGGCTGGCCGGCAAACCATAAAATGTTTGAATATCAGTTTAATCAGCTTCCACGGCTGGGCTACCGTTGTATCGGCATTGACATGAGAGGCTTCGGTCAATCCTCCAAACCCTGGCGCGGTTATGACTATGACCGGTCGGCCGACGATATCCGCTGTGTAATTGAGGCGCTTCAGTTAGAAAATATTATTCTTTGCGGACATTCCACAGGCGGAGCGATTGCCATCCGGTACATGGCCCGCCACCGGGAGTACCGGGTTGCCAAGCTGGCGCTGTTTGCGGCTGCGGCTCCCAGTCTGATTCAACGTCCTGATTTTCCTCATGGTTTAACAAAAGAAGCGGTAAAAACAATAATCCGGCAAACCAGCAACGATCGTCCCGCTATGCTGCGAAGCTTTGGCGACATGTTTTTCTTTCAGTACGTGACGCCGGCCTTTTCCGACTGGTTTTTTCAGTTGGGGTTGGAAGCAGCTGGCTGGTCGACCATTGCAGTTTCAAATTCCTGGTTGAAAGAAGAGCTGTTTTCGGATCTTGGCGCAATTAGTGCGCCAACCTTAATTCTTCACGGCATTCATGACCGGATCTGCCTGTTTCCGTTGGCTGTTGCCCAGAATGAAGGCATTCGGAATTCCAGACTGGTGCCGTTTAAATTTAGCGGTCATGGATTATTTTATGAACAGCGTGATAAATTCAATCAAGAATTGACGCGGTTTATTGAAGGATGA
- a CDS encoding GNAT family N-acetyltransferase, with product MSDIILRAVRPEDLEQVAKIEAACFPVNEAASPESFQERIRAFPDSFIVAETDGKLIGFINGCATNSPVIYDELFHSARHHLATGANLTVFGLAVLPEYRKRGIAAQLMNHFIQLAKASGRKSLILTCKNRLVHYYETFGYINNGLSGSTHGGAQWFDMTLTL from the coding sequence ATGTCCGATATCATCCTTAGAGCTGTCCGCCCTGAAGACTTGGAGCAGGTGGCCAAAATAGAGGCCGCCTGTTTTCCTGTAAACGAAGCAGCTTCACCTGAATCATTCCAAGAGCGGATTCGTGCATTTCCCGACTCCTTTATTGTTGCGGAAACGGACGGAAAGTTAATCGGCTTCATCAATGGCTGCGCAACCAACAGCCCGGTGATCTATGACGAGCTTTTCCACAGTGCCAGGCATCACCTGGCGACAGGGGCCAATTTAACCGTTTTCGGCCTGGCCGTCCTGCCTGAATACCGCAAACGCGGCATTGCTGCGCAGTTAATGAATCATTTTATTCAACTGGCAAAAGCGTCCGGCAGAAAAAGCCTGATTTTGACCTGCAAAAACCGGCTGGTTCATTATTATGAGACTTTCGGCTACATCAACAACGGACTGTCCGGATCTACGCATGGCGGCGCTCAATGGTTTGATATGACCCTCACTTTATAG
- a CDS encoding flavin reductase family protein — protein sequence MAGFKEVSPENFAQSPFKLIGKDWMLVTAEKEGKVNTMTASWGGFGVMWAKNVAFVVIRPQRYTKEFVDHSAAFSLSFLDESFRNTLSYLGTKSGRDEDKVAKSNLTVGHNDGTPYFEEAQVAVFCKKLYAQEYKPECFIAQELNGQWYPESDHHTMYIAEITKILVREH from the coding sequence ATGGCAGGATTCAAAGAAGTCAGTCCCGAAAATTTTGCGCAAAGCCCCTTTAAGCTGATCGGCAAAGACTGGATGCTGGTTACGGCTGAAAAAGAGGGGAAAGTTAATACAATGACTGCTTCCTGGGGCGGTTTTGGCGTTATGTGGGCCAAAAATGTTGCTTTTGTTGTCATTCGTCCCCAGCGCTATACCAAGGAGTTTGTCGATCATTCCGCGGCCTTCTCACTGTCATTTTTGGATGAAAGCTTCAGAAATACCTTAAGCTATCTGGGAACAAAGTCCGGCCGGGATGAGGATAAGGTTGCCAAATCAAACCTAACCGTTGGCCATAACGACGGTACGCCTTATTTTGAAGAAGCACAGGTCGCTGTTTTTTGTAAAAAGCTGTATGCCCAGGAGTATAAACCGGAATGCTTTATTGCTCAGGAGCTAAACGGGCAATGGTATCCTGAATCTGATCATCACACGATGTATATTGCCGAAATCACCAAAATTCTGGTTAGAGAGCACTAG
- a CDS encoding amino acid permease has protein sequence MKSRHLMMISIGGTIGTGLFLGSGQTLNQAGPAGAILAYLVGGFIMYMVLLCLAELAVAMPVSGSFQSYASQFISPGAGFTTGWLYWINWAVCIAADFTAAGIIMHHWFPQVDTWIWCGIFAIALALLNMISVKAYGETEFWFASIKVAAIVTFIIAGAGLLFGFTGHEGAIGLSNFETGSGIFPNGFSAVFLTMIAVVYSFQGAELVGIAAGECKEPGKNVPRVIRGITLRIVIFYILAMMVLAGTIPWREAGVLESPFAQVFGRIGIPIAQEMMSFVVLTSALSAGNSALYACSRLLWSMSQEGMAPRFFGKLNGNGVPFNGVLATLVLACLSLLTSEYAAGTVYLWLMSSTGLTGCLIWVIIAWCQINFRRKFLQTGGSLKQLAFRTPFYPAVPMLAIGLNLVVIVSLYFDESQRIVLYTGIPLLAVIYAYYELFLKNKAVKSPAVPVKQEY, from the coding sequence ATGAAGTCCAGGCATTTAATGATGATTTCTATCGGCGGAACAATTGGTACAGGTTTGTTTTTAGGCTCCGGTCAAACGTTGAATCAGGCCGGACCGGCCGGGGCGATTCTAGCCTATCTGGTTGGCGGGTTTATTATGTATATGGTCTTATTATGTTTGGCGGAGCTTGCGGTGGCAATGCCGGTTTCCGGTTCTTTTCAAAGCTATGCGTCTCAATTTATTTCACCAGGCGCGGGGTTTACCACCGGGTGGCTGTACTGGATCAATTGGGCCGTCTGTATTGCAGCTGATTTCACTGCGGCGGGAATTATTATGCATCATTGGTTTCCCCAGGTCGACACCTGGATATGGTGCGGCATTTTTGCGATTGCTCTGGCTTTGCTGAATATGATTTCAGTAAAAGCTTATGGCGAAACCGAGTTTTGGTTTGCCAGCATAAAGGTTGCGGCTATTGTCACCTTCATAATTGCCGGCGCCGGGCTGCTGTTTGGCTTTACCGGTCATGAGGGAGCCATCGGACTGAGCAATTTTGAAACCGGCAGTGGAATTTTCCCCAATGGCTTTTCAGCCGTATTTTTGACAATGATTGCTGTCGTCTATTCGTTTCAGGGAGCCGAACTCGTTGGTATCGCCGCCGGAGAATGTAAAGAGCCCGGCAAGAATGTGCCCCGTGTCATTCGTGGAATTACGCTGCGGATTGTCATATTCTATATTTTGGCGATGATGGTGCTGGCAGGCACCATTCCCTGGCGTGAGGCCGGGGTGCTGGAAAGTCCGTTTGCTCAGGTGTTCGGGCGGATCGGCATTCCTATTGCCCAGGAAATGATGAGCTTTGTCGTTTTAACTTCAGCGTTGTCTGCCGGCAACTCTGCTTTGTATGCCTGTTCCCGGTTGTTGTGGTCGATGTCCCAGGAAGGAATGGCGCCGCGCTTTTTTGGCAAGCTGAACGGCAATGGCGTTCCCTTTAATGGTGTGCTTGCCACGCTGGTTTTGGCCTGTTTATCCTTGCTGACCAGTGAATATGCTGCAGGTACTGTTTATTTATGGCTAATGTCCAGCACCGGCTTGACCGGATGCCTCATTTGGGTGATTATCGCCTGGTGCCAGATCAACTTCCGGCGAAAATTTCTTCAGACCGGCGGTTCTTTAAAACAACTGGCTTTCCGTACGCCGTTTTATCCTGCGGTGCCAATGCTGGCAATCGGTCTGAACCTTGTGGTTATCGTCAGTTTATATTTTGATGAATCGCAACGGATTGTACTTTATACCGGCATTCCGCTGCTGGCGGTGATTTATGCTTATTACGAGCTGTTTCTTAAGAACAAGGCGGTTAAGTCCCCGGCGGTTCCGGTTAAACAAGAGTATTGA